Proteins encoded within one genomic window of Spiribacter curvatus:
- a CDS encoding sulfite exporter TauE/SafE family protein, with protein MLSLLIYIAAGAVVGFVSGLFGIGGGVIVVPMLLPIFQAQGLGMDVAMHMAVGSSLATIVVTGLSSARAHWRLGNLVLSALPWLVVGLVTGALGGAQLAAALSGDILRIIFALFVLALAARMIFALEPPAGRVMPQPFVVSLVGFMIGTISSLVGIGGGTLLVPFLIWSGVTMRQAVGTSSAAGVSIALAGSIGFIIAGTGEDQLPALSTGYIYWPAVGGITVASVFLAPLGARVASRVPAVWLRRAFAGFLVIVGLRLLFSG; from the coding sequence TTGCTTTCGCTGCTCATCTACATAGCCGCCGGTGCGGTGGTGGGTTTTGTCTCCGGGCTGTTCGGTATCGGCGGTGGCGTCATCGTCGTGCCGATGCTGTTACCGATCTTCCAGGCCCAGGGGCTGGGCATGGATGTGGCCATGCATATGGCGGTGGGGAGTTCCCTGGCGACCATCGTTGTGACCGGGCTCTCGTCGGCGCGGGCGCACTGGCGGCTGGGTAACCTTGTGCTCTCCGCGCTGCCGTGGCTGGTGGTGGGGCTGGTGACCGGCGCACTGGGCGGCGCACAGCTGGCGGCGGCCCTGTCCGGGGATATCCTGCGCATCATCTTTGCATTATTCGTGCTGGCACTCGCGGCGCGGATGATCTTCGCCCTTGAACCACCGGCCGGCCGGGTGATGCCCCAGCCGTTCGTCGTCAGCCTGGTGGGCTTTATGATCGGCACGATTTCGAGTCTCGTGGGGATCGGCGGCGGTACGCTGCTGGTGCCCTTTCTGATCTGGTCGGGCGTCACCATGCGTCAGGCCGTCGGGACCTCGTCAGCGGCCGGCGTAAGCATCGCGCTGGCGGGCAGTATCGGCTTTATCATCGCAGGGACCGGCGAGGACCAGCTGCCCGCCCTGAGCACGGGCTATATCTACTGGCCGGCCGTGGGCGGGATTACCGTGGCCAGCGTCTTCCTCGCACCGCTGGGCGCGCGGGTCGCCAGCCGCGTACCGGCCGTCTGGCTGCGCCGGGCCTTCGCCGGGTTTCTGGTGATTGTCGGGCTGAGGCTGCTGTTCTCGGGCTAA
- the accC gene encoding acetyl-CoA carboxylase biotin carboxylase subunit, with product MIDKVLIANRGEIALRILRACRALGIGTVAVHSTADRDLKHVRLADESVCIGGASSAESYLNIPAIISAAELTDTVAIHPGYGFLSENADFAERVEQSGFRFIGPRAETIRLMGDKVSAIESMKAAGVPCVPGSDGELGDDDAENMRLARSIGFPVIIKAAAGGGGRGMRVVHSEGALLHSISMTRTEATNAFGSSTVYMEKYLDNPRHVEIQVMADEFGNAVHLGERDCSMQRRHQKVIEESPAPGISAEERAFIGERCAEACRRLGYRGAGTFEFLYQDGEFYFIEMNTRIQVEHPVTEMVTGRDLVAEQILIAGGEALSFEQSDIEFRGHAIECRINAEDPVRFVPSPGQITLYHPPGGPGVRVDSHVYSGYRVPPHYDSMIGKVITWGADRDSAIARMRTALSELVIEGITDNTALHEGLLMDRGFQEGGTNIHYLEKKLGLS from the coding sequence ATGATCGACAAGGTACTGATCGCCAACCGCGGCGAAATCGCCCTGCGTATCCTTCGCGCCTGCCGGGCGCTCGGCATCGGTACGGTGGCCGTCCACTCCACCGCCGATCGCGACCTCAAGCATGTCCGTCTGGCGGACGAATCGGTGTGCATTGGTGGTGCCAGCTCCGCGGAGAGCTATCTCAACATCCCCGCCATCATCAGCGCGGCAGAGCTGACCGATACCGTCGCCATCCATCCCGGCTACGGATTTCTCTCGGAGAATGCCGATTTCGCGGAACGCGTGGAGCAATCCGGATTCCGGTTCATCGGCCCCCGCGCCGAGACCATCCGGCTGATGGGCGACAAGGTCTCGGCGATCGAGTCGATGAAGGCCGCCGGCGTGCCCTGCGTACCGGGCTCGGACGGCGAGCTGGGCGATGACGACGCCGAGAATATGCGTCTGGCCCGGTCGATCGGCTTTCCGGTCATTATCAAGGCCGCGGCCGGCGGCGGGGGCCGCGGCATGCGCGTGGTCCACAGCGAGGGCGCGCTCCTGCACTCCATTTCCATGACCCGCACCGAGGCAACCAATGCCTTCGGCAGCAGTACGGTCTATATGGAAAAATACCTGGATAACCCCCGCCATGTAGAGATTCAGGTGATGGCCGACGAGTTCGGCAACGCCGTCCACCTGGGTGAGCGCGACTGCTCCATGCAGCGCCGCCACCAGAAGGTGATTGAAGAGAGCCCGGCGCCAGGGATCAGTGCCGAGGAGCGCGCCTTCATCGGCGAGCGCTGCGCCGAGGCCTGCCGGCGACTCGGGTATCGCGGTGCCGGGACATTCGAATTCCTCTACCAGGATGGCGAATTCTACTTCATCGAGATGAATACCCGCATACAGGTGGAGCACCCGGTCACTGAGATGGTGACCGGCCGCGACCTGGTCGCCGAGCAGATCCTCATCGCCGGCGGCGAAGCGCTCTCATTCGAACAGTCGGATATCGAATTCCGCGGCCATGCCATTGAGTGCCGGATCAACGCCGAGGACCCGGTTCGATTCGTGCCCTCGCCCGGCCAGATCACGCTCTACCACCCACCCGGTGGCCCCGGCGTGCGGGTCGACTCCCATGTCTACAGCGGCTATCGCGTCCCGCCCCACTATGATTCGATGATTGGCAAGGTGATCACCTGGGGCGCGGACCGGGATAGTGCCATCGCCCGTATGCGCACCGCGCTGAGCGAACTGGTGATCGAGGGCATCACCGATAACACCGCACTGCATGAGGGCCTGCTCATGGATCGCGGTTTCCAGGAAGGCGGCACGAATATCCACTACCTCGAAAAGAAGCTCGGCCTTTCCTGA
- the accB gene encoding acetyl-CoA carboxylase biotin carboxyl carrier protein, which produces MDIRKIKRLIELLDESGVNEIEIHEGEESLRINRGVTQVAPAAAPAPAAAPTPPPAAPASPLKEDTAGTTEAAGHTIRSPMVGTFYRASSPDADAFVDEGQSVDIGDTLCIIEAMKMLNQIESDRAGVVRSVLVENGQPVEFDQPLFIIE; this is translated from the coding sequence ATGGATATTCGCAAGATTAAACGCCTGATCGAGCTGCTGGACGAATCCGGCGTCAACGAGATCGAGATACACGAGGGTGAGGAGAGCCTGCGCATCAATCGCGGCGTGACTCAGGTCGCCCCGGCAGCCGCGCCCGCGCCGGCCGCCGCCCCCACGCCTCCGCCAGCGGCCCCAGCCAGTCCGCTCAAGGAGGACACCGCGGGCACCACGGAGGCAGCCGGTCACACGATCCGCTCGCCCATGGTCGGTACCTTCTACCGCGCCTCGTCACCCGACGCCGATGCGTTCGTCGACGAGGGACAGAGCGTCGATATCGGCGACACGCTCTGTATCATCGAGGCGATGAAGATGCTCAACCAGATCGAGTCGGATCGAGCGGGCGTTGTACGCAGCGTGCTGGTCGAAAACGGACAGCCGGTGGAGTTCGATCAGCCGCTGTTCATCATCGAGTAG
- the aroQ gene encoding type II 3-dehydroquinate dehydratase — translation MTRLLVLHGPNLNMLGVREPALYGSSGLDAINARLGQRAAAAGIEIECFQTNAEHALIDRIQQAPAAGVDAMIINPAAFTHTSVALRDALLAVGTPFIEVHLSNIHAREPFRQHSYLSDIASGVIAGLGPMGYELALSALLETTQRN, via the coding sequence ATGACGCGATTACTGGTTCTCCATGGGCCGAACCTCAATATGCTCGGCGTGCGCGAGCCGGCGCTCTACGGCTCGTCGGGCCTGGATGCCATCAACGCACGCCTCGGGCAGCGCGCAGCGGCCGCCGGCATCGAGATCGAGTGTTTCCAGACCAATGCCGAGCATGCCCTGATCGATCGGATCCAGCAGGCACCGGCGGCGGGGGTTGATGCGATGATCATCAATCCCGCCGCGTTCACGCACACCAGCGTCGCCCTGCGCGACGCACTGCTGGCGGTGGGCACGCCCTTCATCGAAGTGCATCTATCCAACATTCACGCCCGCGAGCCCTTCCGCCAGCACTCCTATCTGTCGGATATCGCCAGCGGCGTGATCGCGGGGCTGGGGCCGATGGGCTACGAGCTCGCCCTCAGCGCCCTGCTTGAAACCACCCAACGGAACTGA
- a CDS encoding TlpA family protein disulfide reductase, with product MSAGVRIALTVLLAAVVGAGGGILAVLWLQDSSAAETLRPDFTLETIDDGRRSIDEWDGQIIVLNFWATWCSPCRKEIPLFSRLQNEYRDNGVRFLGVAIDDPEAIRGFLDAVDMDYPSFFGMEGAIDVAAAYGNPRGTLPYTVVIDRDGVIVERFSGQVHEPDLRPLLSDLAGRQG from the coding sequence ATGAGTGCAGGCGTGCGCATCGCGCTGACCGTTCTACTCGCCGCGGTCGTTGGTGCTGGCGGTGGCATACTGGCAGTCCTCTGGCTGCAGGACTCATCCGCTGCCGAGACGCTCCGCCCTGATTTCACACTCGAGACGATCGACGATGGCCGGCGCAGCATCGACGAGTGGGACGGACAGATTATCGTGCTCAACTTCTGGGCGACCTGGTGTTCGCCGTGTCGCAAGGAAATCCCGCTATTCTCGCGCCTGCAGAACGAGTATCGGGATAATGGCGTGCGCTTTCTGGGCGTGGCCATCGATGATCCCGAGGCGATCCGGGGTTTCCTGGACGCCGTCGACATGGATTATCCAAGCTTCTTTGGCATGGAAGGTGCCATCGATGTGGCGGCGGCCTATGGCAACCCACGTGGCACATTGCCCTATACCGTGGTGATCGATCGCGACGGGGTGATCGTGGAGCGCTTCAGCGGGCAGGTCCATGAACCGGACCTGCGGCCACTGCTGAGCGACCTGGCCGGCAGACAGGGCTGA
- the dsbD gene encoding protein-disulfide reductase DsbD, whose translation MTQRWIQRIVAGIGLWLIMALATATAQSSLSDLFGDDDSGGATLPVAEAFDIKLDTDGGGGPSIRIDIADGYYLYRDSVTIQRATDGADGSALALAFPEPQINVDEFFGRQPIYKRPIDLPIKGDDGLAASTPITITFQGCSESGVCYPPYQVTGSANDTTLNYAINPEAVRLEANTTDGTAAGPSADPSTTATPSAGAGGGEAGRLEGLLQTASLPAILVGFFAAGLLLAFTACLYPMIPILSGLIAGDPHRNGSLRAFVLSLVYIESTAITYALAGVAAGMTGAAVQADLQSPWVLGSFAALFVVLALGMFGAFELRLPGALQTRLTLLANRQKGGTVIGVALMGVLSTLIVGACSGPALIAALVFIGSTGDAWMGGLALFTLANGMGLPLMLIGTAAGRWLPRSGPWMNTIRALFGVGFLAVALWTLERFLPGTITLALWGVLLIGCGVWLGGLERSDGALGNRQRAARTLGLAALIWGTVSLIGASGGGDNVLRPLDGLSLSGGERAESQAMAFRDIETVADLDTALADARSAGRPVMIDIYADWCIYCVQLEERTFTDPSVQEAVADAVLLRADVTDMTAGHRALMSRLDVYLPPAVIFYGPGGEERRDARVVGFLRPMPFIDRARQGLGAATS comes from the coding sequence ATGACCCAGCGATGGATTCAGCGAATCGTGGCCGGTATCGGCCTGTGGCTGATCATGGCGCTTGCCACCGCGACCGCACAGTCCAGCCTCAGCGATCTGTTCGGGGATGACGATTCGGGAGGGGCCACGCTCCCGGTGGCGGAGGCCTTCGACATCAAGCTCGATACCGATGGCGGCGGAGGGCCGTCGATCCGCATCGACATCGCCGATGGTTATTACCTCTATCGCGACAGTGTGACGATTCAGCGCGCAACCGACGGGGCTGACGGCTCAGCGCTCGCCCTGGCATTCCCCGAACCACAGATCAACGTCGATGAGTTCTTCGGCCGCCAGCCAATCTACAAGCGCCCCATTGACCTGCCGATCAAGGGTGATGACGGGCTCGCCGCATCGACACCGATCACGATCACCTTCCAGGGCTGCTCCGAGTCCGGCGTCTGCTATCCGCCCTATCAGGTCACTGGCAGCGCCAACGACACCACACTCAACTATGCCATCAACCCGGAGGCGGTCCGCCTCGAGGCCAACACGACCGACGGGACGGCGGCCGGTCCATCCGCCGATCCGTCGACGACGGCGACGCCATCCGCCGGTGCCGGGGGCGGCGAGGCCGGACGTCTCGAGGGGCTGTTACAGACCGCCAGCCTGCCGGCCATCCTTGTCGGATTCTTCGCCGCCGGGCTGCTGCTGGCCTTCACTGCCTGCCTCTATCCGATGATCCCGATCCTCTCCGGTCTGATTGCCGGAGACCCGCATCGCAATGGCAGTCTGCGCGCATTCGTCCTGTCGCTGGTCTATATCGAATCCACCGCGATCACCTACGCACTCGCCGGTGTCGCCGCAGGGATGACCGGCGCCGCCGTGCAGGCCGATCTGCAGTCACCGTGGGTGCTGGGGAGCTTCGCAGCGCTGTTCGTGGTGCTTGCGCTGGGCATGTTCGGCGCCTTCGAGCTGCGACTCCCGGGCGCCCTGCAGACGCGCCTGACCCTGCTCGCCAATCGACAGAAAGGCGGCACGGTGATCGGCGTTGCACTGATGGGCGTGCTCTCGACGCTGATCGTCGGCGCCTGCTCGGGGCCGGCACTGATCGCCGCGCTGGTGTTTATCGGCAGCACCGGCGACGCGTGGATGGGCGGACTCGCTCTGTTTACACTTGCCAACGGCATGGGTCTGCCGCTGATGCTCATCGGCACGGCCGCGGGTCGCTGGCTGCCTCGCAGTGGCCCCTGGATGAATACCATCCGCGCGCTCTTCGGGGTGGGCTTTCTGGCGGTGGCGCTGTGGACCCTCGAGCGCTTTCTGCCGGGCACGATCACCCTCGCGCTCTGGGGCGTGCTACTGATCGGTTGTGGCGTCTGGCTGGGCGGACTCGAGCGCAGTGACGGCGCACTCGGCAATCGCCAGCGCGCGGCCCGCACGCTGGGGCTGGCGGCGCTGATCTGGGGTACTGTCAGCCTGATCGGGGCATCCGGCGGGGGCGACAATGTACTGCGCCCCCTCGATGGCCTGTCGCTGTCGGGCGGTGAGCGCGCCGAGAGTCAGGCAATGGCGTTTCGCGATATCGAGACCGTGGCCGATCTCGACACGGCGCTCGCCGATGCCCGATCCGCCGGGCGGCCCGTGATGATCGACATCTATGCCGACTGGTGCATCTACTGCGTCCAGCTCGAGGAGCGCACCTTCACCGACCCATCGGTGCAGGAGGCGGTCGCTGATGCCGTGTTGCTGCGCGCCGATGTGACCGACATGACCGCCGGTCACCGGGCATTGATGAGCCGACTGGATGTCTACCTGCCCCCGGCGGTGATCTTCTATGGTCCCGGGGGTGAGGAGCGACGGGATGCCCGTGTGGTCGGCTTCCTGCGTCCAATGCCTTTTATTGACCGTGCCCGTCAGGGGCTTGGAGCAGCGACATCATGA
- a CDS encoding co-chaperone GroES, protein MNLRPLHDRVVVKRMEEERTTPGGIVIPDTAAEKPIRGEVVAVGSGKRLDNGEVRGLDVHVGDKVLFGKFSGTEVKVGEEDVLVMREDDIMAVIEG, encoded by the coding sequence ATGAATCTTCGCCCCCTACACGATCGAGTCGTCGTAAAACGCATGGAAGAAGAGCGCACCACCCCCGGGGGCATCGTCATCCCCGACACCGCGGCCGAAAAGCCGATCCGCGGTGAGGTGGTGGCTGTCGGCAGTGGCAAGCGCCTGGACAACGGCGAGGTCCGTGGCCTCGACGTTCATGTCGGCGACAAGGTGCTGTTCGGCAAGTTCTCCGGGACCGAAGTCAAGGTCGGTGAGGAAGACGTCCTCGTCATGCGTGAGGACGACATCATGGCAGTGATCGAGGGCTGA
- the groL gene encoding chaperonin GroEL (60 kDa chaperone family; promotes refolding of misfolded polypeptides especially under stressful conditions; forms two stacked rings of heptamers to form a barrel-shaped 14mer; ends can be capped by GroES; misfolded proteins enter the barrel where they are refolded when GroES binds), whose protein sequence is MAAKDVRFGDDARHRMVSGVNTLASAVKATLGPRGRNVVLDKSFGAPTVTKDGVSVAKEIELKDKFENMGAQMVKEVSSQTSDAAGDGTTTATVLAQAIVHEGMKAVAAGMNPMDLKRGLDKGVDAAVKELHSLSKPCETDTAIAQVGAISANSDQEVGEIIADAMKKVGKEGVITVEEGSGLDNELDVVEGMQFDRGYLSPYFINNQQSMAAELEDPYILICDKKISNIRELLPLLESVAKSSRPLLIIAEDIEGEALATLVVNSMRGIVKVAAVKAPGFGDRRKAMLQDIAVLTGGTVISEEVGLTLEKATLEDLGTAKKINVSKEESTVVNGGGRADEIKARVDQIRAQIEDSSSDYDREKLQERVAKLAGGVAVIKVGAGSEIEMKEKKARVEDALHATRAAVEEGIVPGGGVALLRTLKGLDGVTGDNHDQDVGVGIVRRALQEPLRQIVYNCGEDSSVVVNNVQAGEGNYGYNAQTEVYGDMVEMGILDPTKVTRTALQNAASVSGLMITTECMIADHPEEKDDGGGAGMGGMDGMGGMGGMM, encoded by the coding sequence ATGGCAGCAAAAGACGTACGTTTTGGTGATGATGCCCGTCATCGCATGGTCTCAGGTGTTAACACCCTGGCGAGTGCGGTCAAGGCGACTCTCGGCCCGCGTGGCCGCAACGTTGTGCTCGACAAATCCTTCGGTGCGCCGACGGTGACGAAGGACGGTGTGTCCGTCGCCAAGGAAATCGAGCTCAAGGACAAGTTCGAGAACATGGGCGCGCAGATGGTCAAGGAAGTCTCTTCGCAGACCTCCGACGCCGCCGGTGACGGCACCACGACCGCGACCGTGCTCGCCCAGGCCATCGTCCACGAGGGCATGAAGGCGGTCGCCGCCGGCATGAACCCGATGGACCTCAAGCGGGGCCTTGACAAGGGCGTTGACGCCGCCGTCAAGGAGCTCCACAGCCTGTCCAAGCCCTGTGAGACCGACACCGCGATCGCCCAGGTGGGTGCCATCTCCGCGAACTCTGATCAGGAAGTTGGCGAGATCATTGCTGACGCCATGAAGAAGGTCGGCAAAGAGGGTGTCATCACCGTTGAAGAGGGCAGCGGCCTGGACAATGAGCTCGACGTCGTCGAGGGCATGCAGTTCGACCGTGGCTATCTCAGCCCCTACTTCATCAATAACCAGCAGAGCATGGCCGCTGAGCTTGAGGACCCCTACATCCTCATCTGCGATAAGAAGATCTCCAATATCCGCGAGCTTCTGCCGCTGCTGGAGAGCGTCGCCAAGTCGAGCCGTCCGCTGCTGATCATCGCCGAGGACATCGAGGGCGAGGCGCTGGCCACGCTGGTGGTCAACAGCATGCGCGGCATCGTCAAGGTCGCCGCTGTGAAGGCACCTGGCTTCGGTGATCGCCGTAAGGCCATGCTGCAGGACATCGCTGTTCTGACCGGCGGCACGGTCATCTCTGAAGAGGTCGGGCTGACCCTTGAGAAGGCGACCCTAGAAGATCTGGGCACGGCGAAGAAGATCAACGTCTCCAAGGAAGAGAGCACGGTCGTCAACGGCGGTGGCCGCGCTGACGAGATCAAGGCGCGTGTCGATCAGATCCGTGCCCAGATCGAGGATTCCAGCAGTGACTATGACCGCGAGAAGCTTCAGGAGCGGGTTGCCAAGCTCGCCGGCGGCGTCGCTGTGATCAAGGTCGGTGCTGGTTCCGAGATCGAGATGAAGGAGAAGAAGGCCCGTGTCGAGGACGCGCTGCACGCAACCCGTGCCGCGGTCGAAGAGGGCATCGTGCCCGGCGGTGGTGTGGCACTGCTGCGCACGCTCAAGGGCCTGGACGGCGTCACTGGCGATAACCACGACCAGGATGTCGGTGTGGGCATTGTCCGTCGCGCCCTGCAGGAGCCGCTGCGCCAGATCGTTTACAACTGCGGCGAGGACTCCTCGGTTGTTGTGAACAACGTTCAGGCCGGCGAGGGCAACTACGGCTATAACGCCCAGACCGAGGTGTACGGTGACATGGTCGAGATGGGTATCCTCGATCCGACCAAGGTCACGCGTACGGCCCTGCAGAACGCTGCTTCCGTGTCCGGCCTGATGATCACCACCGAGTGCATGATCGCCGATCATCCGGAAGAGAAGGATGACGGCGGCGGCGCCGGCATGGGTGGCATGGACGGCATGGGCGGTATGGGCGGCATGATGTAA
- the glnE gene encoding bifunctional [glutamate--ammonia ligase]-adenylyl-L-tyrosine phosphorylase/[glutamate--ammonia-ligase] adenylyltransferase: protein METETAPTPLRTALAALPEALVTPVATALERLPDGTSLPADEAVLAELPRVWAMSDFAARVCVRDMGMLVDLCDSGDLHHAYPDGGFRVRLRQRLEGVDDEAALHSALRRFRAREMLRIAWRDLTGRADLDDVLADLSELADVIIDEALAWLYPRLCKQIGTPRDDAGNAQQMIVLGMGKLGGRELNFSSDIDLIFAFPEPGFTDATQPKANEQFFLRLGRSLIAALDQQTPDGQCFRVDMRLRPYGDSGPLAMSVPAMELYFVDQGREWERYALIKARVVAGDQTSGQALLDMLSPFVYRRYLDYGALESLRSMKAMITREVRRRRLSDNVKLGRGGIREVEFIAQAFQLIRGGQEAALRQRSLQPVLAYLCEQALIPEHAQRDLTEAYRYLRRIENRIQAMYDRQAHDLPTNDLDCARLVLAMGVADWSELHRELDHWRLRVQGHFDQVFVAPQQEDEAEVTDEPDFADIWHDAVDEATGREIMSMADFADPSAALTLIQRFRDGARVRALSEQGRKRLDRLMPMLMAAVHGCDSPDAALSRLLTLLDGIVRRTAYLALLNEHPMAISQLVRLVGGSPWIARYLSAHPMLLDELLDPRSLYAPLSREALAADADSRMASADIDDLEQQMEILRQFKQTQVLRVAAADLAGAIPVMLVSDYLTDIAEVILQRVLHLAWRQVRQRYGEPLRNDGEVADFGVIAYGKLGSLELGYGSDLDVVFLHDPVPAGSATTGEKPVEPAVFFSRLAQRFIHILNTLTPGGILYEVDTRLRPSGQSGLLTISFDAFVEYQRGRAWTWEHQALVRARMVAGGESLRDRFGQLRREVLTRPRRRDELREEVRRMRERMRRELGSGRADEFDIKQDRGGIADIEFMVQYGTLAGVQQYAGVLRYTDNIRLLDELERAGELTTEQARILADAYRQYRGMVHRLTLQEQPARVSGTAVEHSRAAVIGVWNALMEPGSDTNAEESG, encoded by the coding sequence ATGGAAACCGAGACGGCGCCGACTCCCCTGAGAACCGCACTGGCTGCCCTCCCCGAGGCGTTGGTGACACCCGTTGCTACGGCGCTGGAGAGGCTCCCGGACGGTACGTCATTGCCCGCTGACGAAGCCGTGCTCGCTGAACTCCCACGGGTCTGGGCCATGAGCGACTTCGCGGCCCGTGTCTGTGTGCGGGATATGGGCATGCTGGTTGATCTCTGCGATAGCGGTGATCTGCATCACGCTTATCCCGACGGTGGTTTTCGGGTTCGTCTCCGGCAACGGCTCGAGGGCGTTGACGATGAGGCCGCGCTCCACTCGGCCCTGAGGCGCTTCCGGGCCCGTGAAATGCTTCGTATCGCCTGGCGGGATCTGACCGGACGAGCCGATCTGGACGATGTTTTGGCGGATCTCTCCGAGCTCGCCGACGTCATCATCGATGAGGCGCTCGCCTGGCTCTACCCACGGCTTTGCAAGCAGATCGGCACACCCCGGGATGATGCCGGCAATGCCCAGCAGATGATCGTGCTGGGGATGGGCAAGCTCGGTGGGCGAGAGCTCAATTTCTCGTCTGATATCGATCTGATCTTCGCCTTCCCCGAGCCCGGATTCACCGATGCCACCCAGCCCAAGGCCAACGAACAGTTCTTCCTGCGCCTGGGCCGCTCCCTGATTGCCGCACTCGATCAACAGACGCCCGACGGGCAGTGCTTCCGCGTTGATATGCGGCTGCGTCCATACGGCGACAGCGGTCCCCTGGCGATGAGTGTCCCGGCAATGGAGCTCTACTTCGTTGACCAGGGACGCGAGTGGGAGCGCTACGCGCTGATCAAGGCCCGCGTGGTGGCTGGCGATCAGACTTCGGGACAGGCACTTCTCGATATGCTCTCGCCCTTCGTCTATCGCCGTTACCTGGATTACGGCGCGCTCGAGTCGCTGCGCTCGATGAAGGCAATGATCACGCGGGAGGTCCGGCGTCGCCGGTTATCGGACAACGTCAAGCTGGGTCGCGGCGGTATTCGCGAGGTCGAGTTCATCGCCCAGGCGTTCCAGCTGATCCGCGGCGGGCAGGAGGCAGCCTTGCGCCAACGCAGCCTCCAGCCGGTCCTTGCCTATCTCTGCGAGCAGGCGCTGATCCCCGAGCATGCCCAGCGCGATCTGACCGAAGCCTATCGCTACCTCCGCCGGATCGAGAATCGCATCCAGGCGATGTACGACCGTCAGGCCCACGATCTGCCGACCAACGACCTCGACTGCGCGCGGCTGGTGCTCGCGATGGGAGTCGCGGACTGGAGCGAACTCCATCGCGAACTCGATCACTGGCGATTGCGCGTTCAAGGGCATTTCGATCAGGTGTTTGTCGCCCCGCAGCAGGAGGATGAGGCGGAGGTCACCGACGAACCGGATTTCGCCGATATCTGGCATGACGCGGTGGACGAGGCGACCGGTCGCGAGATTATGTCGATGGCCGATTTCGCGGATCCCAGTGCGGCACTGACTCTGATCCAGCGTTTCCGGGACGGTGCCCGGGTGCGCGCACTCTCGGAGCAGGGCCGAAAGCGGCTCGACCGGCTCATGCCAATGCTGATGGCCGCCGTGCATGGCTGTGACTCGCCGGATGCGGCGCTGAGTCGGCTGCTGACACTGCTCGACGGGATCGTTCGTCGGACCGCTTATCTGGCGCTGCTCAACGAACACCCCATGGCCATCTCTCAGCTGGTCCGGCTGGTGGGTGGCAGTCCCTGGATCGCCCGCTATCTTTCAGCCCACCCCATGCTGCTCGATGAGCTGCTCGATCCGCGATCGCTCTATGCGCCGTTAAGCCGTGAGGCCCTCGCGGCCGACGCCGACAGTCGCATGGCGAGTGCCGATATCGATGATCTCGAACAGCAAATGGAAATCCTCCGGCAGTTCAAGCAGACCCAGGTGCTGCGGGTCGCCGCGGCGGATCTTGCCGGCGCGATCCCCGTCATGCTGGTGAGTGATTACCTGACTGATATCGCTGAGGTGATCCTCCAGCGGGTTCTGCACCTGGCCTGGCGCCAGGTCCGTCAGCGCTATGGTGAGCCGCTGCGCAATGATGGCGAAGTCGCTGACTTTGGCGTCATCGCGTACGGCAAACTGGGTTCGCTGGAGTTGGGCTACGGCTCCGATCTGGACGTCGTCTTCCTGCACGATCCGGTACCCGCGGGGTCAGCCACCACCGGTGAGAAGCCCGTTGAACCGGCGGTGTTCTTCTCGCGACTGGCCCAGCGCTTCATCCACATCCTCAACACCCTTACCCCGGGCGGCATTCTCTACGAGGTCGATACCCGGTTACGGCCCAGTGGTCAGTCGGGCCTGCTGACCATCAGCTTTGACGCCTTCGTCGAATATCAGCGCGGACGGGCCTGGACCTGGGAACATCAGGCGCTGGTACGAGCGCGCATGGTGGCCGGCGGCGAGTCGCTGCGCGATCGCTTCGGTCAGCTGCGTCGCGAGGTCCTGACCCGCCCGCGTCGACGCGATGAACTCCGCGAAGAGGTCCGGCGGATGCGTGAGCGCATGCGTCGTGAACTCGGCTCGGGCCGCGCGGATGAGTTCGATATCAAACAGGATCGGGGCGGTATCGCGGATATCGAATTCATGGTTCAATACGGCACGTTGGCCGGGGTTCAGCAGTACGCCGGCGTATTACGTTATACCGACAATATCCGCCTGCTCGACGAGCTCGAACGGGCGGGTGAGTTAACCACCGAACAAGCCCGAATCCTGGCCGACGCCTATCGCCAATATCGCGGCATGGTCCATCGATTGACCCTCCAGGAACAGCCCGCCCGGGTGTCCGGGACGGCCGTCGAGCACTCCCGTGCAGCGGTTATCGGCGTCTGGAATGCACTCATGGAGCCAGGATCGGACACCAACGCTGAGGAGAGCGGCTGA